A genome region from Bacillota bacterium includes the following:
- a CDS encoding aldehyde ferredoxin oxidoreductase family protein, with the protein MAGVSYQGTILWVDLSRGTVEGRTFSESLQRAYLGGRALAARLLYDLVPPQADPLGPENVVVVATGPITGTLAPASGRFTVAAVSPKTGLIGYANSGGHFGPEMKLAGFDALVITGSSPEPVYLYLSDGRAALLPAREMWGQGLFRTWAMLEERHGPGVHYLGIGPAGENQVLVSAVMNDGWDAQARPALGAVWGAKKLKCIAAHGTGKVKVADPEGFLDAVRDAYRKIMADKTYPDFSKYGTSILVDIAQASGGLSTRNAQEGVFEHYDRISSRRMHADHTVGKKACWGCPLHCKNYVEVRSGPYRMRGGGPEYETLVCLGSRVGLGDLGAILYANHICNDLGLDTISAGTAISFLMEASQRELIPERLPWGDAQLVIDLLKKMAYREGLGELAGQGVARLRQAIAGSDEFALEVKGLELPAFDVRTGKGFGLSEATANRGGDHLTALPNFELLGMSEQEGEHWFGNPYCVDPYTERGKVPMVLWHEYFAMLCDSAEICKYTTFATYALLPRDLARFITLATGEERTEAELMYLAERAYNLERLFNIRRGMVPARDDRLPRRYTRDPLPHGPARGQVVHLETMLPEYYRAHGWDQRGVPLPETLRRLGLDKEAAQALGGGTGQCG; encoded by the coding sequence GTGGCAGGGGTTTCGTACCAGGGTACCATCCTGTGGGTGGACCTCAGCCGGGGTACCGTGGAGGGCAGGACATTTTCCGAATCACTTCAGCGTGCTTACCTGGGGGGCAGGGCACTGGCCGCCCGGCTCCTCTACGACCTGGTGCCACCCCAAGCCGATCCCCTGGGGCCGGAAAACGTGGTCGTGGTGGCGACCGGACCCATCACCGGCACCCTGGCTCCTGCCTCCGGCCGCTTCACGGTGGCGGCGGTCTCGCCCAAGACCGGCCTGATAGGCTACGCCAACTCAGGCGGTCACTTCGGGCCGGAGATGAAGCTGGCGGGATTTGACGCCCTGGTCATCACGGGTTCCAGCCCCGAACCCGTGTACCTGTACCTGAGCGATGGCAGGGCCGCACTGCTCCCCGCCCGCGAGATGTGGGGACAGGGGTTGTTCCGGACGTGGGCAATGCTGGAGGAAAGGCACGGTCCCGGCGTGCACTACCTGGGTATCGGTCCGGCAGGCGAGAACCAGGTGCTGGTATCCGCAGTGATGAACGACGGCTGGGATGCGCAGGCACGTCCTGCCCTGGGGGCGGTGTGGGGGGCCAAGAAGCTGAAGTGCATTGCGGCCCATGGCACCGGGAAGGTGAAGGTGGCTGACCCGGAGGGTTTTCTGGATGCGGTGCGGGACGCCTACCGCAAAATCATGGCCGACAAGACGTACCCCGATTTTTCCAAGTACGGGACCTCTATCCTGGTAGACATCGCCCAGGCCAGCGGCGGGCTTTCTACCCGCAACGCCCAGGAGGGCGTGTTCGAGCACTACGACCGCATATCCTCGCGTCGGATGCACGCTGACCACACGGTGGGGAAAAAGGCTTGCTGGGGGTGTCCCCTCCACTGCAAGAACTACGTGGAGGTGAGGAGCGGCCCCTACCGGATGCGGGGTGGGGGACCGGAGTACGAGACCCTGGTGTGCCTGGGGTCGCGAGTGGGGCTGGGCGACCTGGGAGCCATCCTGTACGCCAACCACATCTGCAACGACCTGGGGCTGGACACCATCTCGGCCGGTACGGCCATTTCCTTCCTGATGGAAGCGTCCCAGCGTGAGCTCATCCCGGAGAGGCTCCCCTGGGGGGATGCCCAACTGGTCATCGACCTCCTGAAGAAGATGGCGTACCGGGAGGGGTTGGGGGAACTGGCCGGGCAGGGGGTGGCCCGCCTGCGCCAGGCCATCGCCGGTTCGGACGAGTTCGCCCTCGAGGTGAAGGGTCTGGAACTTCCCGCCTTTGACGTGCGCACGGGAAAGGGCTTCGGGTTGTCTGAGGCAACTGCCAACCGGGGAGGGGACCACCTCACCGCGCTACCCAATTTTGAACTGCTGGGGATGAGCGAGCAGGAAGGAGAGCACTGGTTCGGGAATCCTTATTGCGTTGATCCGTATACGGAGCGGGGCAAGGTTCCCATGGTCCTCTGGCACGAATACTTTGCCATGCTGTGCGACTCCGCAGAAATATGCAAGTACACCACCTTTGCCACGTACGCCCTGTTGCCCCGGGATTTGGCCCGTTTCATCACCCTGGCGACGGGTGAAGAACGGACGGAAGCAGAGTTGATGTATCTCGCCGAGCGGGCCTACAACCTGGAGCGGCTGTTCAACATCCGCAGGGGGATGGTCCCGGCCCGGGACGATCGCCTGCCCCGTCGATACACTCGCGACCCGCTTCCGCACGGGCCGGCGCGGGGTCAGGTGGTCCATCTGGAAACCATGCTCCCCGAATACTACCGGGCCCATGGCTGGGACCAGCGGGGAGTACCTTTGCCCGAAACCCTGCGCCGTCTGGGTCTGGATAAAGAGGCTGCCCAGGCGCTGGGGGGTGGCACCGGGCAGTGCGGGTGA
- a CDS encoding ornithine carbamoyltransferase: MFEFEGKDLLRTPDWPREALDRVIELAKEMKANRFHPRYLDLLKGKTMLMLFYSESSRTRQSFEAAMTELGGHAQFLEPQKMRIQTKTYRGEVVKDTALVMSRYGQAIGIRIAEDKLSYYGEGYALIKEYADHATIPVINMCDDTYHPCQALADLMALQEAFGQREFRGKKFLHVWGYSPSKARSWCSVQESLLLQARYGWDITLAYPPGFDLDPKIIEQAKSYAAEAGGKFEITHDLEEAYRGAHVVYSRNWMSPRRYEIGMEEELKSYQPYRHWCTTSELMAKTNNAYFVHPMPIERGFEVTDEVADSDRSLIYEQAENRLHVQKAILALVLGALK, encoded by the coding sequence ATGTTTGAATTTGAAGGCAAAGACCTTCTGCGTACGCCCGACTGGCCGCGGGAGGCACTCGATCGGGTGATCGAGCTGGCCAAGGAGATGAAAGCAAACAGGTTCCATCCCCGTTACCTGGACCTTCTCAAGGGGAAGACCATGCTCATGCTGTTCTACTCTGAGTCCAGCCGCACCCGGCAATCCTTCGAGGCGGCGATGACCGAGCTGGGTGGTCACGCCCAGTTTCTTGAACCCCAGAAGATGCGCATCCAGACCAAGACTTACCGGGGCGAGGTGGTGAAGGATACCGCCCTGGTGATGTCCCGTTACGGCCAGGCGATCGGGATCAGGATTGCGGAGGACAAGCTGAGCTACTACGGGGAAGGGTACGCCCTTATCAAGGAGTACGCCGACCACGCCACCATCCCGGTGATCAACATGTGCGATGACACCTACCATCCCTGCCAGGCCCTGGCAGACCTCATGGCCCTGCAGGAGGCATTCGGGCAAAGAGAATTCCGGGGTAAGAAGTTCCTCCACGTGTGGGGTTACTCGCCCAGCAAGGCCCGGAGCTGGTGCTCGGTGCAGGAGAGCCTGCTCTTGCAGGCCCGCTATGGTTGGGACATCACCCTAGCCTACCCGCCCGGGTTCGACCTGGATCCCAAGATCATCGAGCAGGCGAAGTCTTACGCCGCCGAAGCGGGGGGCAAATTCGAGATTACCCACGACCTCGAGGAAGCTTACCGCGGCGCCCATGTGGTATACTCGCGCAACTGGATGAGCCCGCGGCGCTATGAGATCGGGATGGAGGAAGAACTGAAGAGCTACCAGCCATACCGGCACTGGTGCACCACGTCGGAACTGATGGCAAAGACTAACAACGCTTACTTCGTCCACCCCATGCCGATCGAGCGCGGGTTTGAGGTGACGGACGAAGTGGCCGATTCGGACCGCTCCTTGATCTACGAACAGGCGGAAAACCGCCTGCACGTGCAGAAAGCGATACTGGCCCTGGTCCTGGGAGCCCTCAAGTAG
- a CDS encoding BMP family ABC transporter substrate-binding protein yields MHRRILVTGLILLLLVAFVTACTSKPAEPQQPAKPAEEPKEINVGFIYVGPVGDAGWTWAHDQGRQYLEKNLPGVKTHFIESVPEGADCEREIRRLVEEKNCKVVFTTSFGFMDGTLNVAKEYPDRVFMHCSGYKMSDNMGNYFGRMYQPRYLAGIVAGKMTKSNKIGYVAAFSIPEVVRGINAFTLGVRSVNPKATVKVVWTNTWYDPAKEKEAAKSLLAVGCDVIAQHQDTPGPVQAAEEAGKYGIGYNSDMSKFAPKAHLTAPVWNWGPYYVRVVKSVMDKTWKPEAYWGPMSDGIVGLAPLGPMVPEDVKKLVEEKKQEILSGKWDVFTGPIKDQSGKVRVAEGQKMTDQEMLSFDWFVEGVEGTIK; encoded by the coding sequence ATGCACCGGAGGATACTCGTCACCGGGCTGATACTCCTTTTGCTGGTAGCGTTTGTGACGGCGTGCACGAGCAAGCCAGCCGAGCCGCAGCAGCCCGCCAAGCCAGCGGAGGAGCCCAAGGAGATCAACGTGGGATTCATTTACGTGGGCCCGGTGGGGGACGCCGGATGGACCTGGGCCCATGACCAGGGGCGCCAGTACCTGGAGAAGAACCTGCCCGGCGTGAAGACGCACTTCATCGAATCGGTACCGGAGGGAGCCGACTGCGAGCGGGAGATCCGGCGGCTGGTGGAGGAGAAGAACTGCAAGGTGGTTTTCACCACCAGTTTCGGGTTCATGGACGGCACGCTCAACGTGGCCAAGGAGTACCCCGATCGCGTGTTCATGCACTGCTCGGGGTACAAGATGTCGGACAACATGGGGAACTACTTCGGCCGCATGTACCAGCCCCGGTACCTGGCGGGGATCGTGGCCGGCAAGATGACAAAGTCCAACAAGATCGGCTACGTGGCTGCGTTCTCCATCCCCGAGGTGGTGCGCGGGATCAACGCCTTCACCCTGGGAGTGCGTTCGGTTAACCCCAAGGCTACGGTGAAAGTGGTCTGGACCAACACCTGGTACGACCCGGCCAAGGAGAAGGAAGCCGCCAAGAGCCTGCTGGCGGTGGGCTGCGACGTCATCGCCCAGCACCAGGATACACCAGGTCCGGTGCAGGCGGCCGAAGAGGCGGGCAAGTACGGCATCGGGTACAACTCCGACATGTCCAAGTTTGCCCCCAAGGCCCACCTCACCGCGCCCGTATGGAACTGGGGTCCTTACTACGTGCGGGTGGTCAAGTCCGTCATGGACAAGACCTGGAAGCCCGAGGCGTACTGGGGTCCCATGTCTGATGGCATCGTGGGTCTGGCACCCTTGGGTCCCATGGTCCCCGAAGACGTCAAGAAGCTGGTGGAGGAGAAAAAGCAGGAGATCCTGTCCGGGAAGTGGGACGTGTTCACGGGGCCCATCAAGGACCAGTCGGGCAAGGTTCGGGTGGCCGAGGGTCAGAAGATGACGGACCAGGAGATGCTCAGCTTCGACTGGTTCGTCGAGGGCGTGGAAGGTACCATCAAGTAA
- a CDS encoding 4Fe-4S dicluster domain-containing protein, which translates to MKVRVKVAGPLQQFYPPGEGEVELAGAASVARLIDTLGLPRFPPIVVVVNGRYATEDTLLADGDRVFLLWPVGGGQGGACRRTGAGRGPEEGLVQPLGGKNVQKVLLVWPEKCTGCRVCELACSWEHEKVFSPALSRIQVVSWKREGVDVPMVCQQCQTALCMEACTARAISRDPDTGAVLVDQRRCIGCHMCVLACPFGGPAIHPETGKIMKCDLCGGNPRCAQMCPVGAIEYVRADRVGLARKRASLGYLTRYLELAVKEG; encoded by the coding sequence GTGAAGGTCAGGGTTAAGGTGGCGGGGCCCCTGCAACAGTTTTACCCGCCGGGCGAGGGGGAGGTGGAACTCGCCGGGGCTGCGAGCGTGGCGCGGCTCATCGACACTCTGGGGCTGCCCCGCTTCCCTCCCATCGTGGTGGTGGTGAACGGCAGGTACGCGACAGAAGATACCCTTCTGGCTGACGGAGACCGCGTCTTTCTCCTGTGGCCGGTAGGTGGGGGGCAGGGTGGGGCGTGCCGCAGGACGGGTGCCGGCCGGGGTCCAGAAGAAGGATTGGTCCAACCGTTAGGGGGGAAGAACGTGCAGAAAGTGCTGCTGGTGTGGCCGGAGAAGTGCACGGGCTGCCGGGTCTGCGAACTCGCCTGCTCGTGGGAACATGAGAAGGTCTTCAGTCCCGCCCTTTCCCGCATCCAGGTGGTGTCCTGGAAGCGGGAGGGGGTCGATGTGCCCATGGTGTGCCAGCAGTGCCAGACCGCCCTGTGCATGGAAGCGTGCACGGCCCGGGCCATCAGCCGGGACCCCGACACGGGGGCGGTACTGGTAGACCAGCGGCGGTGCATCGGGTGTCACATGTGCGTGCTGGCCTGTCCCTTCGGGGGCCCGGCCATCCACCCCGAGACGGGGAAGATCATGAAGTGTGACCTGTGCGGGGGGAACCCCCGCTGTGCCCAAATGTGCCCCGTGGGGGCCATCGAGTACGTGCGGGCCGACCGGGTGGGGCTGGCGCGGAAGCGGGCCAGCCTGGGCTATCTCACCCGCTACCTCGAGCTGGCGGTTAAGGAGGGGTGA
- a CDS encoding 4Fe-4S binding protein encodes MADLRVRIAGIEFPNPVFTAAGPPSQDGAALLRAAAGGAGGLVCKTVSLKPAPVPHPNMMVPGRGRTMHLISVGAGGGLAKVVRAELQLGQALLNTELWSDLPLERWLQVEYPRARQAGLPVIASIGYTADEVREVGPRVEAAGVDAIEFSVHYLGGAIDPVLETARALRDAVSVPIFAKLSPNVPDLVAVARAIDPYVDGFVAINSLGPCLDFDPENPAPYLGSKLGYGWISGAPLKPLALRCVFELARATPKPVIGVGGVMSGRDAVQFLMAGAWAVQICTGAILQGPGVYGRVAGELAAWLDGHGYRFPEEIRGKYIRAVGEGQAVKLEVTPARVDEDRCTGCGLCVPSCPAQAISQEGMRPVSVDELKCQGCGLCGSICPQGAMSRPY; translated from the coding sequence TTGGCCGATCTGCGGGTGAGGATAGCGGGGATTGAGTTCCCCAACCCGGTGTTCACGGCTGCCGGGCCCCCCTCCCAGGATGGCGCCGCCCTGCTGCGGGCGGCGGCAGGGGGTGCCGGGGGCCTGGTGTGCAAGACGGTATCCCTGAAGCCGGCGCCTGTGCCCCATCCGAACATGATGGTTCCCGGGCGCGGGCGCACCATGCACCTCATCTCCGTGGGTGCGGGCGGGGGGCTGGCCAAAGTGGTACGGGCCGAGTTGCAACTGGGCCAGGCCCTGCTCAACACGGAACTGTGGTCCGACCTGCCCCTGGAGCGGTGGCTGCAGGTGGAGTATCCCCGCGCCCGCCAGGCCGGGCTGCCCGTGATCGCCAGTATCGGTTACACCGCTGACGAGGTGCGCGAGGTGGGTCCCCGGGTCGAGGCAGCGGGGGTGGACGCCATCGAGTTTTCCGTCCACTACCTGGGGGGCGCCATCGACCCCGTGCTGGAGACCGCCCGTGCTCTGCGCGATGCCGTCAGCGTGCCCATCTTCGCCAAGCTTTCCCCCAACGTGCCCGACCTGGTGGCGGTGGCGCGGGCCATTGATCCTTACGTGGACGGGTTCGTGGCTATCAATTCCCTGGGACCGTGCCTGGACTTCGATCCCGAGAACCCGGCACCTTACCTGGGCAGCAAGCTGGGGTACGGGTGGATATCCGGGGCGCCGCTGAAGCCCCTGGCCCTGCGTTGTGTGTTCGAGCTGGCGCGGGCTACTCCCAAACCCGTGATCGGGGTGGGCGGGGTGATGAGCGGGCGGGACGCCGTGCAGTTCCTCATGGCCGGGGCGTGGGCGGTGCAGATCTGTACGGGGGCCATCCTGCAGGGACCGGGGGTGTACGGGCGCGTGGCCGGAGAACTTGCTGCCTGGCTGGACGGCCACGGCTACCGGTTCCCGGAGGAGATCCGCGGCAAGTACATCCGGGCGGTGGGCGAAGGGCAGGCCGTCAAGTTGGAGGTTACGCCAGCCCGGGTGGATGAGGACCGCTGCACGGGGTGCGGGCTGTGCGTGCCCAGTTGCCCGGCCCAGGCTATATCTCAGGAGGGCATGCGGCCGGTAAGCGTGGACGAACTCAAGTGCCAGGGTTGCGGGCTGTGCGGGAGCATCTGCCCGCAGGGTGCCATGAGCCGCCCCTACTGA
- a CDS encoding 4Fe-4S dicluster domain-containing protein, translating to MGGEHGVLEHYEVDPRECTGCRYCEAACSLEHFGKVAPSLARVRVRRYDDGRDEVVMCRNCADHPCVGSCPTGALVLRDGHVHLERDLCVSCRACQEACPHGAVFLHPQEDYPLICIQCGTCATFCPPGVMRLVRVCG from the coding sequence GTGGGGGGAGAGCACGGGGTTCTCGAGCACTATGAGGTTGATCCCAGGGAGTGCACGGGGTGCCGTTACTGCGAGGCGGCCTGCAGCCTGGAGCACTTCGGCAAAGTGGCTCCTTCCCTGGCCCGCGTGCGGGTGAGAAGGTACGACGACGGGCGGGACGAGGTGGTGATGTGCCGCAACTGTGCGGACCACCCCTGCGTGGGTTCCTGCCCCACGGGCGCGCTGGTGTTGCGGGACGGTCACGTCCACCTGGAGCGAGACCTGTGCGTCTCCTGCCGGGCCTGCCAGGAAGCGTGTCCCCACGGAGCGGTGTTCCTCCACCCACAGGAAGATTATCCCCTCATCTGCATCCAGTGCGGCACCTGTGCCACCTTTTGCCCGCCGGGGGTGATGCGGCTTGTACGGGTATGCGGGTAG
- a CDS encoding aldehyde ferredoxin oxidoreductase family protein translates to MAYGGYQGCFLDVDLSAGRVEAHPVPEEMQRMYLGGDGVAARILWDQVRPGVDPLGPENVLVIATGPLTGTLFPPSGRWMAASLSPLTFHWGEAHAGGFFGAELKYAGYDYLVIRGKASEPVWLCIHDGRAELRSAATLWGRTVPETTAAITGELGDPDVKVACIGPAGEKLVRYAAIMSDYWRAAGRTGMGAVMGSKNLKAIAVRGFLPVRVADPDGFWAACQEAHRAHREGEWAEYVRRTSRRYGTTGLTDAMNAIGRLPVKNHQDGYIPDVERVGCEAIRQKYRVAHKSCYGCALQCKYVSHVPSGPYQGTRSEGPEYETVDAWGPNILVYDLDVVMRANYLCNIYGLDTISAGAAVAFAMELYERGLIGKEETGGTEIRWGDGQVALDLLEQIARREGFGRLLGEGCELAARQLGGEAWRYSISVNGLEASGQDPRSHKSVGCTYATNVRGADHLRSLSVIDELGFRSKAIERFPHLDPGICGDLLDETYKGYMVADQEECFAVCDSMILCKYGVMWPPIYYFPEFARAISTATGMREYGDPEAVRLLGRRICHLRRAFNVRLGWDRSRDTLHPRFTQEPMPSGPARGQVCNLEPMLREYYEVFGYDQATGLPYRETLEQVGLSDVADELARAGRLAQRG, encoded by the coding sequence GTGGCGTACGGCGGTTACCAGGGGTGCTTTTTGGACGTGGATCTTTCCGCGGGCAGGGTGGAAGCTCACCCCGTCCCGGAAGAGATGCAGCGCATGTACCTGGGCGGAGACGGGGTGGCGGCCCGCATCCTGTGGGACCAGGTGCGACCGGGGGTCGATCCCCTGGGACCGGAAAACGTGCTGGTCATAGCCACGGGTCCCCTCACCGGCACCCTGTTTCCTCCCTCGGGACGCTGGATGGCTGCCTCCCTTTCACCCCTCACCTTCCACTGGGGGGAGGCCCATGCCGGGGGCTTCTTCGGGGCGGAGTTGAAGTACGCCGGTTACGACTACCTGGTGATCCGGGGTAAGGCATCCGAACCGGTCTGGCTTTGCATCCATGACGGGCGTGCCGAGCTGCGATCTGCTGCCACCCTGTGGGGCAGAACCGTGCCGGAGACCACTGCGGCAATTACCGGTGAACTGGGTGACCCCGACGTCAAGGTGGCGTGCATTGGTCCGGCCGGGGAGAAGCTGGTGCGGTATGCGGCCATTATGTCCGATTACTGGCGCGCAGCCGGACGCACGGGCATGGGAGCGGTGATGGGCTCCAAGAACCTGAAGGCCATTGCCGTGCGGGGGTTTCTGCCCGTGCGGGTGGCAGACCCGGATGGGTTCTGGGCTGCCTGCCAGGAGGCCCACCGGGCCCACCGCGAGGGAGAGTGGGCCGAGTACGTCCGCCGCACCTCCCGTCGGTACGGCACCACGGGGCTGACGGATGCCATGAACGCCATCGGCCGCCTTCCCGTGAAGAACCACCAGGACGGGTACATCCCGGACGTGGAGCGGGTGGGGTGCGAGGCCATCAGGCAAAAGTACCGGGTGGCCCACAAGTCCTGCTACGGGTGCGCCCTGCAGTGCAAGTACGTCTCCCACGTGCCTTCGGGGCCGTACCAGGGCACCCGTTCTGAGGGTCCCGAGTACGAGACCGTGGACGCCTGGGGCCCCAACATCCTGGTGTACGACCTGGATGTGGTCATGCGGGCCAACTACCTCTGTAACATTTACGGCCTGGACACCATCTCGGCGGGGGCGGCCGTTGCCTTCGCCATGGAGCTTTACGAGCGGGGACTGATCGGTAAAGAAGAGACGGGCGGAACGGAGATCCGCTGGGGCGACGGACAGGTGGCGTTGGATCTCCTGGAGCAGATTGCCCGCCGAGAGGGGTTCGGGCGGCTGCTGGGCGAGGGGTGCGAACTGGCAGCCCGGCAACTGGGTGGCGAGGCCTGGCGCTATTCCATCTCGGTGAACGGGCTGGAGGCATCGGGCCAGGATCCCCGCTCCCACAAGTCGGTGGGTTGCACGTACGCTACCAACGTGCGGGGCGCCGACCACTTGCGCAGTCTTTCCGTCATCGACGAGCTGGGGTTCCGGTCCAAGGCCATCGAGCGTTTCCCGCACCTGGATCCCGGCATCTGTGGTGACCTGCTGGACGAGACGTACAAGGGTTACATGGTGGCGGACCAGGAAGAGTGCTTTGCGGTGTGCGATTCCATGATCCTGTGCAAATACGGGGTGATGTGGCCGCCCATCTACTATTTCCCGGAGTTTGCCCGCGCCATTTCCACCGCCACGGGCATGAGGGAGTATGGGGATCCCGAGGCGGTGCGTCTGCTCGGGCGCCGCATCTGCCACCTGCGGCGGGCATTCAACGTGCGACTGGGTTGGGACCGCTCCCGCGATACTCTGCATCCCCGTTTCACGCAGGAGCCCATGCCCAGCGGGCCGGCCAGGGGCCAGGTCTGCAACCTGGAGCCCATGCTGAGGGAGTACTACGAAGTATTCGGCTACGATCAGGCCACCGGGCTCCCCTACCGGGAAACCCTTGAGCAGGTGGGGCTTTCGGACGTGGCAGACGAACTGGCCCGTGCGGGCCGGCTGGCGCAGAGGGGGTGA
- a CDS encoding MoaD/ThiS family protein: protein MRVKLRNYGYYADLLGGPLVELEIPGSTLGDLFTAIRSRFGVDLGARPNLRLIVGEKVLHSFPAGFRLEEGAEVAIVPVVAGGDWVVREEVSMGRRSVVSRHRGTAIRSARGEERECTGGYSSPG, encoded by the coding sequence GTGCGGGTGAAGCTGCGCAATTACGGGTACTACGCCGACCTGCTGGGAGGGCCGCTGGTGGAACTGGAGATCCCGGGCAGCACCCTGGGGGATCTCTTTACGGCCATCAGGTCCCGGTTCGGGGTCGACCTCGGGGCGCGGCCTAACCTGCGGCTGATCGTGGGAGAGAAGGTTTTACACTCTTTTCCCGCGGGGTTCAGGCTGGAAGAGGGTGCGGAGGTGGCCATCGTTCCGGTGGTGGCAGGAGGAGATTGGGTTGTGCGGGAGGAGGTGAGTATGGGACGGCGTTCGGTGGTGTCTCGGCATCGGGGAACGGCCATTCGTTCTGCAAGAGGGGAGGAGAGGGAATGCACCGGAGGATACTCGTCACCGGGCTGA
- a CDS encoding aldehyde ferredoxin oxidoreductase family protein, producing the protein MYGYAGRILRVDLTRGQVKKEPLDENLVRRFLGGTGYASWLLYQEVGPGIDPLGPENKLYFFTGPFTGTLWPQGNRYVVTTRSPLTGIWGQAHAAGHWAPALKFAGYDGLVVEGMAPRPVYLFIEDERVDIRDAGHLWGRNVHETEDMLLDAHGDDCRVASIGPAGERQVLVAAIVNDRDRVAARCGVGAVMGAKRLKAICVRGTGGVEVADPGRYPEFCRRMVQKLLDDPIAGTRVVYGTAGLMEIMSDIGRVPTWNLRSGVFPAARRIGGRRLRDEYLLKPRADFACAQRCGRYVEVREGRWRCRTGGPEFETLAALGSRCGVDDLEAVIYAGYLCNVLGMDTIGAGAVISWAMEAWELGLLPRELVGDLDLSWGNAQTMVELTRRLAYREGLGDFLAGGSLRAARELGAEAEKLVMHVKGMEIAGQDPRGQKSMGLAMATSARGADHLYAFPVLDEGGFDEEIRRVYGPQYMPEMADRLSPVHKGHMVYVNENWAAVVESVGACKYGTMVPPTLGYEEVAEGLALTCGLEYSVSDLERLGERVVNLQRMYNVRLGVRRAQDTLPERLLKEPAPDGPARGQVVELDYMLDEYYRERGWDPDGVPTRDRLLQLGLPELVT; encoded by the coding sequence TTGTACGGGTATGCGGGTAGAATCCTGCGGGTTGACCTGACCCGGGGGCAGGTGAAGAAGGAACCCCTGGACGAGAACCTCGTGCGCCGTTTCCTGGGGGGAACAGGATACGCTTCCTGGCTGCTTTACCAAGAGGTGGGGCCGGGGATTGATCCCCTGGGCCCGGAGAACAAGCTGTACTTCTTTACGGGGCCGTTCACAGGTACCCTTTGGCCCCAGGGGAACCGCTATGTGGTCACCACCCGGTCCCCCCTGACCGGCATATGGGGACAAGCTCATGCCGCCGGCCACTGGGCTCCCGCCCTCAAGTTTGCCGGGTACGACGGCCTGGTCGTGGAAGGGATGGCACCGCGGCCCGTTTATCTGTTCATTGAAGATGAGCGGGTGGACATACGGGATGCCGGTCATCTGTGGGGCAGGAACGTGCACGAGACGGAGGACATGCTGCTGGACGCTCACGGGGATGATTGCCGGGTGGCCAGCATCGGGCCCGCAGGTGAAAGGCAGGTGCTCGTGGCCGCCATCGTGAACGACCGCGACCGGGTGGCGGCGCGGTGCGGCGTGGGTGCCGTGATGGGGGCCAAGCGCCTGAAGGCCATCTGCGTGCGGGGTACGGGCGGGGTGGAGGTGGCCGACCCTGGCCGCTATCCCGAGTTCTGCCGGCGCATGGTGCAGAAGCTGCTCGACGACCCCATCGCAGGCACCCGGGTGGTCTACGGCACCGCCGGCCTCATGGAGATCATGTCCGACATCGGGCGGGTGCCCACCTGGAACCTGCGCTCGGGCGTGTTTCCCGCCGCGCGCCGCATCGGAGGCAGGCGCTTGCGGGACGAGTACCTGCTCAAGCCCCGGGCCGACTTCGCCTGTGCCCAGAGGTGCGGTCGTTACGTGGAGGTGCGGGAAGGCCGCTGGCGCTGCCGCACCGGCGGGCCCGAATTCGAGACGCTGGCCGCCCTGGGATCCCGGTGCGGGGTGGACGACCTGGAGGCGGTCATTTACGCCGGTTACCTGTGTAACGTGCTGGGGATGGACACCATCGGCGCCGGTGCCGTGATATCCTGGGCCATGGAAGCGTGGGAGCTGGGGTTGCTCCCCCGGGAGCTGGTGGGCGATCTGGACCTCAGTTGGGGCAACGCCCAGACCATGGTGGAGTTGACCCGGCGCCTGGCTTACCGGGAGGGGCTGGGGGACTTCCTGGCAGGCGGGTCGCTGCGGGCCGCGCGAGAACTGGGTGCCGAGGCGGAGAAGCTGGTGATGCACGTAAAGGGCATGGAAATCGCGGGCCAGGACCCCCGGGGGCAGAAGTCCATGGGACTGGCCATGGCGACTTCCGCCCGCGGTGCCGACCATCTCTACGCATTCCCCGTGCTGGACGAAGGAGGATTCGACGAGGAGATCCGCCGCGTTTACGGCCCGCAGTACATGCCGGAGATGGCCGACCGCCTGTCGCCCGTGCACAAGGGGCACATGGTGTATGTGAACGAGAACTGGGCGGCGGTGGTGGAGTCGGTGGGGGCATGTAAATACGGCACCATGGTGCCCCCCACCCTGGGATACGAGGAGGTGGCCGAAGGGTTGGCCCTCACCTGCGGCCTGGAGTACTCGGTTTCTGACCTGGAGAGGCTGGGCGAACGGGTGGTCAACCTGCAGCGCATGTACAACGTCAGGCTGGGCGTGCGGCGGGCCCAGGATACCCTCCCGGAGCGCCTGCTCAAGGAACCCGCTCCGGACGGGCCAGCCCGCGGCCAGGTCGTGGAACTGGACTACATGCTGGACGAGTACTACCGGGAGCGCGGGTGGGACCCCGATGGGGTCCCCACCCGGGACCGCCTGCTGCAACTGGGTTTGCCGGAGCTGGTAACGTGA